One Deltaproteobacteria bacterium DNA window includes the following coding sequences:
- a CDS encoding aspartate kinase, producing the protein MSLIVQKYGGTSVGSIEKIRNVAQRVIEMKKKGHDIVVVLSAMSGETDKLIRLAKEMTENPDPRELDVLISTGEQISVALFSMAVQSMGFKATSLLGHQVKIATDDAYGR; encoded by the coding sequence ATGTCCTTGATTGTTCAGAAATACGGAGGGACCTCGGTCGGCTCCATTGAAAAAATCAGAAATGTGGCCCAACGGGTTATTGAAATGAAAAAGAAAGGCCACGATATAGTGGTGGTTCTGTCGGCCATGTCCGGGGAGACGGACAAACTGATTCGCCTGGCCAAGGAAATGACCGAAAATCCCGATCCCAGGGAATTGGATGTCCTGATCTCAACCGGGGAACAGATTTCGGTAGCCCTGTTCAGTATGGCTGTCCAGAGTATGGGGTTTAAAGCTACCTCTCTTTTAGGCCATCAGGTCAAGATTGCCACCGATGATGCCTACGGCCG
- the tsaE gene encoding tRNA (adenosine(37)-N6)-threonylcarbamoyltransferase complex ATPase subunit type 1 TsaE: MSEGFLEGSIFELVVEGEAATIQLGRRLAPLLKAGDVIALYGELGAGKTCLVRGLAQGLGIAEDQVASPSFSLINEYPGPLPLFHMDCYRLHLEEEIEELGLEEYFDGPGITVIEWAERIRELPEDRLDIFFSIPDETRRHIRIKGFGKMAQRLKEYKLKAES, from the coding sequence ATGAGTGAGGGATTCTTGGAGGGATCCATCTTTGAGTTGGTGGTCGAAGGAGAAGCGGCCACAATACAACTGGGCCGAAGATTGGCCCCCTTGCTTAAGGCCGGAGATGTGATAGCCCTTTATGGGGAGCTGGGGGCCGGCAAAACCTGTCTGGTCCGGGGACTGGCCCAAGGCCTGGGGATTGCCGAAGACCAGGTGGCCAGCCCCTCTTTCTCTTTGATTAACGAATATCCGGGGCCCCTGCCCCTCTTTCACATGGATTGCTACCGTCTTCATCTGGAGGAAGAAATCGAGGAACTGGGGCTGGAAGAATATTTTGACGGACCGGGAATCACGGTAATCGAATGGGCCGAACGGATAAGGGAATTACCGGAGGATCGGTTGGATATTTTTTTCAGCATCCCGGATGAAACCCGACGCCATATTCGAATAAAAGGTTTCGGGAAAATGGCCCAACGGTTGAAAGAATATAAGCTCAAAGCTGAAAGCTGA
- a CDS encoding CBS domain-containing protein, translating into MTLAKDIMTQKVITVQEYTPIAEVAQTLTENHISGVPVLNPNKEIVGMVCESDIIDQTKKFHGPPVVNLMGYIVFLESGKKFEKELRKMMGLVAMDIMTSPVKTVTPETPVEEIATLMAEHHVHSIPVLEGRTLVGIIGKKDIVRSIAQ; encoded by the coding sequence ATGACCCTGGCCAAAGACATCATGACCCAGAAAGTGATCACCGTTCAGGAATATACGCCCATTGCTGAAGTGGCCCAAACTTTAACCGAAAATCATATCAGCGGGGTGCCTGTTTTAAATCCGAACAAAGAAATAGTCGGGATGGTCTGTGAAAGCGACATTATCGATCAAACTAAAAAGTTTCATGGGCCCCCGGTGGTCAATCTAATGGGCTATATCGTTTTTCTGGAAAGCGGGAAAAAATTTGAGAAAGAATTAAGAAAAATGATGGGTTTGGTGGCTATGGATATCATGACCTCACCAGTGAAGACTGTCACCCCTGAAACCCCGGTAGAGGAAATAGCCACCTTGATGGCCGAGCACCATGTCCATTCCATTCCGGTCCTGGAGGGGAGAACCCTGGTGGGAATCATAGGGAAGAAGGATATCGTTCGTTCCATAGCTCAATGA